One window from the genome of Paenibacillus azoreducens encodes:
- the leuS gene encoding leucine--tRNA ligase, whose product MSENQQQVQGYHPQSIEPKWQKYWDEHHTFKTGENPEKPKFYALDMFPYPSGAGLHVGHPEGYTATDIISRYKRMRGYNVLHPMGWDAFGLPAEQHALDTGEHPRDITVKNINNFRRQIKSLGFSYDWDREISTTDPEYYKWTQWIFIQLYKKGLAYVAELPVNWCPALGTVLANEEVIDGKSERGGHPVIRKPMRQWVLKITEYAERLLEDLEELDWTESIKDMQRNWIGKSKGAEVNFAIEGQEGHLTVFTTRPDTLFGASYCVLAPEHELVAEITTPEQQEAVKAYQDLAARKSDLERTDLAKDKTGVFTGAYAVNPVNGAKLPIWIADYVLAGYGTGAIMAVPGHDTRDWEFAKQFGLDIIEVVKGGNVQEEAYTGEGEHVNSGFLDGMGTSDAIAKMIAWLEENGKGQGKTTYRLRDWLFSRQRYWGEPIPILHLEDGTMKTVPEDQLPLMLPDIDQIKPSGTGESPLANVTEWVETVDPETGMKARRETNTMPQWAGSCWYYLRFIDPHNKEALVSKEKEQQWLPVDLYIGGVEHAVLHLLYARFWHKVLYDLGVVSTKEPFQKLVNQGMILGTNNEKMSKSRGNVINPDEIVETYGADTLRVYEMFMGPLEATKPWNENGVEGAHRFLSRVWRLVVNDDGSLNSKITNGEGSEDFKRVWHKTIKKVTDDMEHMRFNTAISQLMIFINDAYKADSLPRKALEDFTQLLSPFAPHIAEELWARLGHQESVTYVPWPSFDEAWTVESEVEIVIQVNGKIVQRAKIAKDMDKEALEKFGMSQESVQAAIAGKTVRKVVAVPGKLVNIVAN is encoded by the coding sequence ATGAGTGAAAATCAGCAGCAGGTTCAAGGATATCATCCTCAATCCATTGAGCCGAAGTGGCAAAAGTATTGGGATGAGCATCATACGTTCAAAACGGGCGAAAACCCTGAAAAACCAAAGTTTTATGCACTGGATATGTTCCCGTATCCATCAGGCGCCGGTCTACATGTAGGCCATCCTGAAGGTTATACGGCTACCGATATCATATCCCGTTACAAGAGAATGCGCGGCTATAACGTGCTTCATCCGATGGGCTGGGATGCGTTCGGTTTGCCTGCGGAGCAGCATGCTCTCGATACCGGCGAGCATCCGCGCGACATCACGGTGAAAAATATAAACAACTTCCGCCGTCAGATCAAATCCCTCGGATTCTCCTATGACTGGGACCGCGAGATCAGTACGACGGATCCGGAATACTATAAATGGACGCAATGGATTTTCATCCAGCTGTACAAAAAAGGCCTTGCTTATGTCGCGGAGCTGCCTGTCAACTGGTGTCCGGCTTTGGGAACGGTGCTTGCCAACGAAGAGGTTATTGACGGCAAGAGCGAACGCGGCGGACATCCGGTAATCCGCAAGCCGATGAGACAATGGGTGCTGAAAATTACTGAATATGCCGAGCGTCTGCTTGAGGATCTGGAAGAACTCGACTGGACGGAAAGCATTAAGGATATGCAGCGCAACTGGATCGGGAAATCCAAAGGAGCGGAAGTGAATTTCGCCATTGAAGGCCAAGAAGGCCATCTGACGGTGTTTACGACCCGCCCGGATACTTTGTTCGGCGCCAGCTACTGCGTGCTTGCTCCTGAGCATGAGCTTGTGGCGGAAATTACGACGCCGGAGCAGCAGGAAGCCGTCAAAGCGTATCAGGATCTGGCCGCACGCAAAAGCGATTTGGAACGCACGGATCTGGCCAAGGATAAAACCGGCGTGTTTACGGGAGCATACGCAGTCAATCCGGTAAACGGCGCCAAACTGCCGATCTGGATCGCCGACTATGTTCTGGCCGGTTATGGAACGGGAGCCATTATGGCGGTTCCTGGCCACGATACGCGCGACTGGGAATTTGCGAAGCAATTCGGCTTGGACATCATTGAGGTTGTCAAAGGCGGCAATGTGCAGGAAGAAGCTTATACCGGGGAAGGCGAACATGTTAATTCCGGCTTCCTGGACGGAATGGGTACCTCCGATGCCATCGCGAAGATGATCGCATGGCTTGAAGAGAACGGCAAAGGTCAAGGAAAAACGACCTACCGTCTGCGCGACTGGCTGTTCAGCCGCCAGCGTTATTGGGGCGAGCCGATTCCGATTCTGCATCTGGAAGACGGAACGATGAAGACCGTGCCGGAGGATCAGCTTCCGCTCATGCTGCCGGATATTGATCAAATCAAACCGTCAGGAACGGGTGAATCTCCGCTTGCGAACGTAACCGAATGGGTGGAGACGGTAGATCCGGAGACCGGCATGAAAGCCCGCCGCGAAACGAATACGATGCCGCAATGGGCTGGAAGCTGCTGGTATTACCTGCGGTTTATCGATCCGCATAACAAAGAAGCGCTCGTTTCGAAAGAGAAGGAACAACAGTGGCTGCCTGTCGATCTGTATATCGGCGGCGTGGAACATGCGGTACTGCACTTGCTGTACGCACGTTTCTGGCACAAAGTTCTTTACGATTTGGGTGTGGTCAGCACCAAAGAGCCGTTCCAGAAGCTGGTTAACCAAGGCATGATTCTCGGAACGAATAATGAAAAAATGAGTAAATCCCGCGGCAATGTCATCAATCCGGATGAAATCGTCGAGACTTACGGCGCGGATACGCTCCGCGTATATGAAATGTTCATGGGGCCGCTGGAAGCGACGAAACCGTGGAACGAAAATGGCGTGGAAGGCGCACACCGCTTCCTGTCACGCGTATGGCGGCTTGTGGTTAACGATGACGGCAGCTTGAATTCGAAGATTACGAATGGCGAAGGCAGCGAGGACTTCAAACGCGTTTGGCATAAAACGATCAAAAAAGTGACCGATGATATGGAACATATGCGCTTTAATACGGCGATCAGCCAGTTGATGATTTTTATCAACGACGCATATAAAGCGGATAGCCTTCCGCGCAAAGCGCTCGAAGACTTCACGCAGCTGCTGTCTCCGTTTGCGCCGCATATCGCCGAAGAGCTGTGGGCTCGTCTCGGCCATCAGGAATCGGTCACATATGTGCCTTGGCCTTCTTTCGATGAAGCATGGACTGTGGAATCCGAAGTGGAGATCGTGATCCAGGTGAACGGCAAAATCGTGCAGCGCGCCAAAATTGCCAAGGACATGGACAAGGAAGCGCTGGAGAAGTTTGGCATGTCCCAGGAGAGCGTACAGGCGGCTATTGCCGGCAAAACCGTACGCAAAGTGGTTGCGGTACCAGGCAAACTGGTGAATATTGTAGCCAATTAA
- the comER gene encoding late competence protein ComER, which produces MKVGFIGTGSMGSVLLDAFITSGALLPEQIFASNRTADKVNLLAQRHPGLNVCSNNIETVSNSDIIFLCVKPLQYKVVIDEIKDKLNQDQILVSITSPVQIRHLEEALICKIAKVIPSITHLTFSGDSLCMYGTRITPKDRLLIEQLLGSISKPTEIDESYVRISSDFSSCGPAFISFFLEQWVNAAVEITGINREEITALAGEMLLGTGKLLTEGGFKPLDLQERVAVPGGITAKALSLLKQSLDGVFHQLIATTYGKYDEDLQKCDILFGDPKA; this is translated from the coding sequence ATGAAGGTAGGATTTATCGGAACCGGCAGTATGGGAAGTGTGTTGCTCGATGCCTTCATCACTTCCGGTGCACTTTTACCCGAACAAATCTTCGCCAGCAACCGTACTGCAGACAAGGTTAATTTGCTGGCACAGCGTCACCCCGGACTTAATGTATGCAGCAATAATATTGAAACTGTGAGCAATAGCGACATCATATTTTTATGCGTTAAACCGCTTCAGTATAAAGTTGTAATAGATGAAATCAAGGATAAGCTGAACCAGGACCAGATTTTGGTATCCATTACCAGTCCCGTTCAGATCCGCCACCTTGAAGAAGCCCTGATTTGCAAAATCGCCAAGGTGATTCCCAGCATTACGCATTTGACCTTTAGCGGAGACTCGCTTTGCATGTACGGCACCCGTATAACGCCAAAAGACAGGCTGTTGATTGAACAGCTGCTGGGTTCCATCAGCAAACCGACAGAAATCGATGAATCCTATGTGCGGATTTCTTCAGACTTCTCCAGCTGCGGACCAGCATTTATCAGCTTCTTCCTTGAACAATGGGTTAATGCGGCCGTGGAAATCACAGGCATAAACCGCGAAGAGATTACGGCGCTGGCAGGGGAGATGCTCCTTGGAACGGGCAAGCTGCTGACGGAAGGAGGTTTCAAACCTCTTGATCTGCAGGAAAGAGTAGCTGTTCCCGGCGGCATTACCGCCAAAGCCCTGTCCCTGCTGAAGCAAAGCCTGGATGGCGTATTTCATCAACTGATCGCTACAACATACGGCAAATATGATGAAGACTTACAAAAATGCGATATCCTTTTTGGCGACCCCAAGGCGTAG
- a CDS encoding helix-hairpin-helix domain-containing protein — MKRLKLGISVCCAILGSAAILLSGMKHEDPAHAWQPLNNKLADAMKEDAEQELGKQTEHPASGSGKNSQGKERAAEGIKAGQPASQSAQPAQPDQMTQPTEQQPQALQSVKTGSISAPIEKQAPAQEPISLPANTAPDLSGTTSVNAGASSDSKIHINTAQAAELMNIPGIGAKKAQAIIEYRNGHGPFKKVADLVKVKGIGPKMLEKMKPYIAL; from the coding sequence ATGAAACGTTTAAAGCTGGGGATCAGCGTATGCTGCGCAATCCTGGGAAGTGCGGCGATTTTGCTGTCGGGGATGAAACATGAGGATCCGGCACATGCATGGCAGCCGCTGAATAATAAACTGGCGGATGCGATGAAGGAGGATGCAGAGCAGGAACTGGGCAAACAAACGGAACACCCGGCTTCCGGCAGCGGGAAAAACAGCCAAGGAAAAGAAAGGGCAGCGGAGGGGATAAAGGCGGGGCAACCGGCATCACAATCGGCGCAACCGGCACAACCGGACCAAATGACACAACCAACGGAACAACAGCCTCAAGCCCTGCAATCCGTGAAGACGGGATCCATCTCTGCGCCTATAGAGAAGCAGGCACCTGCGCAGGAGCCGATAAGCCTGCCGGCAAACACCGCCCCGGATCTCAGTGGAACAACTTCTGTGAACGCTGGCGCATCATCCGATTCCAAGATTCATATCAATACGGCCCAAGCCGCCGAACTGATGAACATTCCCGGCATCGGAGCCAAGAAAGCACAGGCCATTATCGAATACCGCAACGGGCACGGGCCATTCAAAAAGGTAGCGGATTTGGTCAAGGTCAAAGGGATCGGCCCCAAAATGCTCGAGAAAATGAAACCTTACATAGCGCTTTAG
- a CDS encoding deoxycytidylate deaminase, producing MKEAKRKDWDTYFMDIAYMVSTRSRCPRRHVGAVLVQGKKLLGTAYNGAPMGVPDCSEAGCMIAEEIEMIEHDGKQEMVKKQRCVRTIHAEQNLLLFTDRIDREGSSVYVTDEPCWTCANMLANSGVTEIVYHRPYPKDSDKVKEMMKQKGIIFRGLDSYEPPRETVMVVSD from the coding sequence GTGAAGGAAGCAAAACGCAAAGATTGGGACACTTATTTTATGGACATCGCGTATATGGTTTCCACGCGTTCACGCTGTCCACGCAGACATGTCGGAGCCGTGCTGGTGCAAGGTAAAAAACTGCTGGGTACCGCATACAACGGTGCGCCGATGGGCGTTCCGGATTGCTCCGAGGCAGGCTGCATGATCGCTGAAGAAATCGAAATGATAGAGCATGACGGCAAGCAGGAAATGGTTAAAAAGCAGCGGTGCGTGCGAACCATTCATGCCGAGCAGAATTTGCTGCTCTTCACCGACCGGATTGACCGGGAAGGCAGCTCCGTTTATGTGACGGACGAGCCCTGCTGGACCTGTGCGAATATGCTCGCTAACAGCGGCGTAACGGAAATTGTGTACCATCGTCCTTATCCGAAGGATTCGGATAAGGTGAAGGAGATGATGAAGCAGAAGGGGATTATATTCCGCGGACTTGACTCGTACGAGCCGCCGCGCGAAACCGTCATGGTTGTCTCTGACTGA
- a CDS encoding ComEC/Rec2 family competence protein → MKGRPLIVWTVGWLAGASLAYTFSGLHLYLVWTGVTLLLVIPVLLQRTLLRTMLILWLALTMSGIYWTWNDARNVTELPQALAVDGTLLHGSMLQVEGVIVTQVDVDGDRADMQVRLQQVKMMDSAGSGGASPVSRSLGERVMVQVKLLAKDQQTEAAKWQRGDRIKLSGMIEYPSTARNFGGFDYAAFLRTQHIHWIYKVNGIRNAEVSPGSPWGPLTVLRWNDRLRTVLGDKIEQIFQEPHAGYMKGLLIGMKDDIDPETYSQFSQLGLTHILAISGMHVAVYVGSLLFMLSLFKVSRERSLLVVMLLIPLYVLLSGVSPSVVRAGIMSIIGLYAARKGWLKDGLNVLAAAALLMTLWNPYYLLNVSFQLSFLVTAGLMIYIPLMNPLLRFLPKRIAAAAGVTLVAQLVSFPLTIYYFNQFSLLSFTANFALVPLITLFTLPFGAGALILGLIWLKAGKMAGWLIELQNDVIFKLIRFMNGYPQFVMIWKSPSLIWIIAYFILLYLLLYLAGKLMGDRKTRLPIQREADETAELDGIRKVTSGKKLTLAANRTRAAFVGIMLGFIFLLYWEYRPASYYGAGLVQFLDVGQGDGILITTPEGRNILVDGGGTVSFRRPQDAWKERKKPFEVGAKVVVPLLKQRGVHHLDAVIVTHADQDHAGGLQAVLEQIPVKAFMFNGTLSGTKAFEKLMKTALGRNIPVYAVHQGMKLQPDKHTEMMFIAPESEAVEQEEVPIVKDQNHISVAFLLTMNGARLLFTGDMDKAAEENILSLADSRQAGAVQGVSGAGAFVLPEGGIDVLKIAHHGSKSSSGDSWLDYWRPKAAVISAGVNNLYGHPHAEVMQRIEDQGSELYRTDRSGEVQMLIRPGGIQIRCMLNPTGE, encoded by the coding sequence GTGAAGGGAAGGCCGTTGATTGTTTGGACGGTAGGTTGGCTGGCGGGGGCAAGCCTTGCTTATACATTTTCCGGGCTTCATTTATATCTGGTATGGACCGGTGTGACGCTGCTGCTTGTGATTCCTGTTTTGCTGCAGCGCACACTTCTTAGAACGATGCTGATTTTATGGCTGGCTTTGACGATGTCCGGGATATACTGGACGTGGAATGACGCACGGAACGTGACGGAGCTGCCGCAAGCATTGGCCGTGGATGGCACTCTATTGCACGGATCGATGCTGCAGGTTGAAGGGGTGATCGTTACGCAGGTTGATGTCGATGGAGACCGAGCGGATATGCAGGTCAGGCTGCAGCAAGTTAAGATGATGGACTCCGCAGGTTCCGGCGGGGCTTCCCCGGTATCGCGAAGCCTGGGGGAACGGGTAATGGTGCAGGTCAAGCTTCTCGCCAAGGACCAGCAAACCGAAGCGGCAAAATGGCAGCGCGGCGACCGTATCAAGCTCAGCGGCATGATCGAATATCCTTCCACCGCCCGTAATTTCGGCGGATTTGATTATGCCGCTTTTTTGCGCACCCAGCATATCCACTGGATATATAAGGTGAACGGGATACGGAATGCGGAAGTTTCACCCGGATCCCCTTGGGGTCCGCTTACCGTTCTGCGCTGGAATGACCGTCTTCGCACCGTACTTGGGGATAAAATCGAGCAAATATTTCAAGAACCTCATGCCGGGTATATGAAGGGGCTTCTCATTGGTATGAAGGATGATATCGATCCTGAAACCTATTCGCAATTTTCCCAGTTGGGGCTCACGCATATTCTGGCGATCTCCGGCATGCATGTCGCGGTTTACGTCGGAAGTCTTTTATTTATGTTGTCCTTGTTCAAAGTCAGCCGCGAAAGGTCTTTGCTTGTCGTCATGTTATTGATCCCGCTGTACGTGCTTTTGTCCGGCGTAAGTCCCTCCGTTGTGCGAGCGGGCATCATGAGCATCATCGGCCTCTATGCCGCCAGGAAAGGCTGGCTGAAGGACGGCTTGAATGTGTTGGCGGCAGCCGCTCTGCTCATGACGCTGTGGAATCCCTATTATTTACTGAATGTCAGCTTTCAATTGTCATTCTTGGTTACAGCCGGGCTGATGATTTACATTCCGCTTATGAATCCGCTTCTTCGTTTTCTACCCAAACGGATAGCCGCGGCAGCCGGGGTGACACTGGTGGCGCAGCTGGTTTCGTTTCCGCTTACGATTTATTATTTCAATCAGTTTTCCCTGCTGTCGTTTACAGCCAATTTTGCATTGGTGCCGCTAATTACCCTTTTTACGCTTCCGTTCGGAGCGGGGGCGCTGATTCTCGGTTTGATCTGGCTTAAGGCCGGGAAAATGGCCGGCTGGCTCATTGAACTTCAGAATGATGTTATCTTCAAGCTGATCCGTTTTATGAACGGTTATCCGCAGTTTGTGATGATTTGGAAATCGCCTTCTCTGATATGGATCATCGCTTATTTTATCTTGTTATATCTGCTGCTGTATTTGGCCGGCAAGCTGATGGGGGATCGTAAAACGCGGCTGCCGATTCAGCGCGAAGCGGACGAAACAGCGGAACTTGACGGGATCCGCAAGGTAACCTCTGGAAAAAAACTTACTTTAGCCGCGAATAGAACAAGGGCTGCATTTGTGGGGATTATGCTTGGCTTTATTTTTCTGTTATATTGGGAATACCGACCGGCATCCTATTATGGGGCGGGACTGGTCCAGTTTTTGGATGTTGGTCAGGGAGACGGCATTTTGATCACTACGCCCGAAGGACGAAATATCTTGGTGGATGGAGGGGGAACCGTAAGCTTTCGCAGACCCCAGGATGCATGGAAGGAGCGTAAAAAGCCTTTTGAAGTTGGGGCAAAGGTTGTTGTGCCCCTTCTGAAGCAGCGAGGAGTTCATCATTTGGATGCGGTTATCGTCACGCATGCTGATCAGGATCATGCCGGCGGACTTCAGGCCGTCTTGGAACAGATTCCTGTAAAGGCCTTTATGTTTAACGGAACTTTGAGCGGTACGAAAGCTTTTGAAAAGTTGATGAAAACGGCACTTGGCCGGAACATCCCCGTTTATGCGGTTCATCAAGGCATGAAGCTGCAGCCGGACAAGCATACGGAAATGATGTTTATAGCACCGGAATCGGAAGCGGTGGAACAGGAAGAAGTGCCGATCGTGAAGGATCAAAACCATATTTCCGTTGCTTTCCTGCTGACCATGAACGGCGCCAGGCTGCTGTTTACGGGCGATATGGACAAGGCCGCCGAAGAGAATATACTGAGCCTTGCGGATTCGCGTCAAGCCGGGGCGGTTCAGGGGGTGTCCGGAGCCGGAGCATTCGTACTGCCGGAGGGCGGTATCGATGTCTTAAAAATCGCCCATCATGGCAGTAAATCATCCAGCGGGGACAGCTGGCTTGATTATTGGAGACCCAAAGCTGCAGTGATTTCAGCGGGTGTGAACAATTTATACGGTCATCCGCATGCGGAGGTCATGCAGCGGATCGAAGATCAGGGGTCCGAACTGTATCGGACGGATCGAAGCGGTGAGGTTCAGATGCTCATTCGTCCGGGAGGGATCCAAATCCGCTGCATGTTGAACCCGACTGGAGAATAG
- a CDS encoding RNA polymerase sigma factor, with translation MVEQGLIRAAQSGDRDALITLLREIEHQVYRTAYYILNDEQDAMDASQEALIRIYTKIGSYEEKAQFKTWVQRIVTNICIDKFRRSKPTVSIDEHELVFQDKQNVEQAVMSSYLAQDIQEAIEQLPDHHRSVIVLRYLQDFSYNEIADCLNLPLNTVKSYLFRARQQLQNMLQEHQKGGVSG, from the coding sequence GTGGTAGAGCAGGGACTCATCAGAGCCGCTCAATCGGGCGATCGCGACGCTCTAATCACCCTATTAAGAGAAATTGAGCATCAAGTATACCGCACAGCCTATTATATTTTGAATGATGAACAGGATGCGATGGATGCTTCCCAGGAAGCATTGATTCGAATCTACACTAAAATTGGTTCCTATGAGGAAAAGGCGCAGTTTAAAACATGGGTTCAACGGATCGTAACGAATATTTGCATCGACAAATTCAGGCGGTCTAAACCAACGGTTTCCATAGATGAGCATGAGCTGGTGTTTCAGGATAAGCAAAATGTGGAACAAGCCGTTATGTCCTCCTATCTGGCTCAGGATATCCAAGAAGCCATTGAACAGCTGCCGGATCATCATAGAAGCGTCATTGTTCTTCGGTATCTGCAAGATTTTTCCTATAATGAAATCGCTGACTGTCTGAACCTTCCACTCAACACAGTGAAATCTTATCTGTTCAGGGCCAGACAGCAGCTTCAGAACATGCTTCAAGAGCATCAGAAAGGTGGTGTATCAGGATGA
- a CDS encoding anti-sigma factor, protein MNCSEVVEWMHRYLDYDLSEEETVQLYEHLKQCPECAETFRMLKSLSRDLEDLPKVTPKFSIVDAIMPQLDAIDQAQQEKSASREEAPAEMVPVPVRPVRTSKFRNSVAGRTVMGAAAAVIILGVAIYNYPPKHLSTAEEPAYKAAEQKNADSAASKSSSGGVQGSGGDQQTVEPKQELYSNDTSAPDAPSEGTAGSNEKVLEPEPPADQELKTLPPTTETPTSKADEKPLTRSVEEGKVDKKAANNKNTTPETPAANDSGTSVQSSSPSKDAPAADASAQDKAVNGGISGSNAGETPESSSNNNNSGGGYRNNIMAEIPTEGKGNKVQEHTPKDDTTSMGITSTTAPPTQVNSPDGKYAASVEDNKLVIYSISDSDGQKKSVKTIDLSGSWVSGVWSADSTVFTYQTSDNQGATTSKTVRVESPDNANP, encoded by the coding sequence ATGAATTGTTCAGAGGTGGTGGAGTGGATGCACCGTTATTTGGATTATGATTTAAGCGAGGAAGAGACCGTTCAACTCTATGAGCATTTAAAACAGTGTCCTGAATGTGCGGAAACCTTTCGAATGCTGAAATCATTATCCAGAGATCTTGAAGACCTTCCCAAAGTTACGCCAAAATTCAGCATTGTCGACGCTATCATGCCCCAGCTTGATGCGATAGATCAGGCGCAGCAGGAAAAGAGCGCCTCGCGCGAGGAAGCACCAGCAGAGATGGTGCCTGTACCTGTACGTCCGGTGCGAACAAGCAAATTCCGCAATTCCGTAGCCGGACGCACGGTTATGGGAGCGGCGGCAGCCGTAATTATTTTGGGAGTTGCGATATATAATTATCCTCCTAAGCATTTGTCAACCGCTGAAGAGCCTGCCTATAAAGCGGCAGAGCAAAAAAACGCCGATAGCGCGGCGTCCAAATCTTCAAGCGGAGGCGTCCAAGGAAGTGGCGGAGATCAACAGACTGTCGAACCTAAGCAAGAACTCTACAGCAACGATACTTCTGCCCCGGATGCTCCTTCCGAGGGAACTGCTGGCAGCAACGAGAAAGTGTTGGAGCCGGAACCTCCTGCGGATCAGGAACTCAAAACGCTTCCGCCGACTACGGAGACTCCTACAAGCAAAGCGGATGAGAAGCCATTGACCCGCAGCGTAGAAGAAGGTAAAGTCGATAAAAAGGCTGCGAATAACAAAAACACGACTCCAGAAACTCCGGCTGCAAATGATTCCGGCACTTCGGTGCAATCGAGCAGCCCGAGCAAGGACGCTCCGGCGGCGGATGCTTCCGCTCAGGATAAAGCGGTAAACGGGGGCATTTCCGGCAGCAATGCCGGCGAAACTCCAGAGAGCAGCAGCAATAACAACAATAGCGGCGGCGGCTATCGGAATAACATCATGGCGGAAATCCCTACGGAAGGTAAGGGGAATAAAGTTCAGGAACATACCCCCAAGGATGATACAACTTCCATGGGAATCACTTCGACCACTGCACCGCCGACCCAAGTCAACTCGCCTGACGGTAAATATGCTGCTTCTGTAGAGGATAACAAGTTGGTCATCTACAGCATATCGGACAGCGACGGCCAGAAGAAATCGGTCAAGACAATTGACCTTTCAGGCAGTTGGGTATCCGGAGTTTGGTCTGCGGACAGCACTGTCTTTACGTATCAAACTTCGGATAATCAGGGAGCCACTACAAGCAAAACGGTCCGGGTTGAAAGCCCGGATAATGCAAACCCTTAA
- the holA gene encoding DNA polymerase III subunit delta produces MDVKAAIKAVKQGQISPVYLLYGTEKYQMNEFVSLLVEQTISKEERDFALVHYDLAETPLQEVIEEAEMLPFMVPRKLILVQDAAVFTAGKDYAKVEHRVESLLEYMKNPAEYSVLVFMVNQEKLDERKKVVKAIKSDGMLLSFMPLGSEDLLKWVGKKAKEHGCALEEGAAEIIIRNAGTQLQTLAAEIDKLCLYAGRGGVIRAETADQLIARSMEQNVFALVEDIANLRIDRALAIFYELLKQKEEPIKIAALIARQFRIILQVKDLAGQSYSQHQIASQLGLHPYAVKIAGEQARKFQAAQLKQILSRLGTLDYEMKTGAIDKVLGLELFLLKLAA; encoded by the coding sequence ATGGACGTGAAAGCCGCAATCAAGGCGGTCAAGCAGGGCCAAATCTCGCCAGTCTATTTGCTGTACGGAACGGAAAAATACCAAATGAACGAATTTGTCTCCTTGCTTGTGGAACAAACGATTTCCAAGGAAGAGCGCGATTTTGCTTTGGTTCATTACGATCTGGCTGAAACGCCGCTGCAGGAAGTTATTGAAGAAGCAGAGATGCTGCCTTTTATGGTGCCGCGCAAACTGATTCTGGTTCAGGATGCCGCCGTGTTCACGGCAGGCAAAGACTATGCCAAGGTGGAACACCGCGTAGAGTCGCTGCTTGAATATATGAAAAATCCGGCCGAATACAGCGTGCTTGTATTTATGGTCAATCAAGAAAAACTTGATGAGCGTAAAAAAGTAGTAAAAGCTATTAAAAGCGATGGCATGCTGCTGTCGTTTATGCCGCTTGGCAGTGAGGATCTATTGAAATGGGTTGGCAAAAAAGCCAAAGAACATGGTTGTGCGCTGGAGGAAGGGGCTGCCGAAATCATTATTCGCAATGCCGGAACACAGCTGCAAACCTTGGCTGCTGAAATCGACAAACTTTGCCTCTATGCTGGCCGGGGCGGAGTAATCCGCGCTGAAACGGCGGACCAATTGATTGCACGCAGCATGGAACAAAATGTGTTCGCCCTCGTAGAGGATATTGCGAATCTGCGGATTGACCGGGCGCTCGCGATTTTTTACGAGCTGCTAAAGCAGAAGGAAGAGCCGATCAAGATCGCTGCCCTAATCGCCAGACAATTCCGCATCATTCTTCAAGTCAAGGATTTGGCTGGTCAAAGCTATTCCCAGCACCAAATCGCCTCCCAGCTTGGGCTTCATCCCTATGCGGTCAAAATTGCCGGGGAACAAGCCCGGAAATTTCAGGCTGCGCAGCTCAAACAGATTTTAAGCAGACTGGGCACTTTGGATTATGAAATGAAAACAGGCGCAATTGATAAAGTGCTCGGACTGGAGCTTTTCCTGCTCAAATTGGCGGCTTGA